The Deltaproteobacteria bacterium genome includes the window GGTAGCCATCCAGCATAATCCCGTAATTCGCCAGTACTATCTTAAACTACTGGAAAAAGGAAAATCCAAGATGACAGCCGTGGTGGCTGCCATGCGTAAATTAATTGTGATCCTCAACACCATCATGAAAAAAAATCAAATGTGGGAGCCTAATTTATCTTGATCTTCAAAACAGTCGCTACATCTGCTGATTAATTTGGAAATAAGCCCATGGCTAAATTTTACAAAAAGGTTTAATCTATGACCTCGACTGGAGAAAGCGATGCCTGATACGATTTTAGCCATTGATCAGGGAACCACGGGCACGACCGTTATGCTGCTCGACCAAGACCTGAACGTCTTAGCCAAGGGGTACCGGGAAATCATGCCGATTTTCCCGCATCCCGGATGGGTGGAGCATGACCCGGAAGATATCTGGAAGTCGGTTCTTTCTGCCTTAAAGATAGCCCTTAAGCAAGGCCGGGTCTCGCGGTTCGATATAAAAGCGATCGGCGTCACCAACCAGCGCGAGACAATCGCGGTCTGGAACCGGAAGA containing:
- a CDS encoding IS110 family transposase translates to VAIQHNPVIRQYYLKLLEKGKSKMTAVVAAMRKLIVILNTIMKKNQMWEPNLS